In Citrus sinensis cultivar Valencia sweet orange chromosome 3, DVS_A1.0, whole genome shotgun sequence, the sequence TAAGCATATTTATCTAGGCAGAATCCAGAAGAAATATACTTATATTGATTCTATTGGTGACTCTCACGTATTCAAATATGTAAAAAGATAAGTAGTTATAGcaagagattttattttaactgttAATCCTGACGTGATAATCAAATCCAATACCAAATACTTTCATCAATTTTCTATCtctcttaaaatatttgagtccAAAAATCCACAAAATGTTGAATGTTATTTACAAGTCTTAACAGAATGTTTTTGATCtggctaattaattaagactTAAGTGGTGGAGCATTCATTATAATTGatccatgttcttcaaccgCATCCAcgttaaattcaaataattttttttaaagatcttgggagttttgttttgttaactttgaaaatagttaaatattcaatcttaagatttatttttaatactaatgtTAGACACTTACCTAGTATCTTgagtttttgaattaaatgatTTACTAATTGACGATATTAGTGCTAAAGTTTCGTATTTGAACTCTCCACAACAAGTTCATTTGTATCGATTAAATTATGTTTCAATTATTTCTCATTGGCATGCATCGAACTCTCTCATGCTTGCTTTGTGTTAAtttacgttttttttttcttctaattctgaatcatttttcaagtccagtccttttatatatattttcaaaattttgtccGATCGCTCACCGCATCTATGTACGGCATCTTTTGCAGGAAAAACAGAGTAATAAAACAAAGCAGAAAAAACAGAGTAATAAAACATCTGTCCAACTGTTTGACCCAAGCCAGGCATTTTCTGGCAATTTAACAGGGAAATAAGTAACAAGAACagatacaataaataaatacaaagaaagTAAATGAAATGCGATCtgcagagaaaaataaaatttgtgccCTTCATTCGAGTTGTCTAAATCTTTTAGGTTGTGGTTCCTCCTCATCATTACAGCAGCCACTTCCACTAGCTTCAGCCGCCCCAACATATCCTTCAAGACTTCGCTTTAGAAAGCTTCGCTCAGACGACGTCGTTGATCCTGCATCATCCCCGCAGCAACTTCCACTGGCTTCTGCCCTGTCTAAGTCATCATTAAGGCTACGCGTAAAGGATGTTGATCCAGAACAATCGTGACCGAATTCGTTCAATCTCCAAACCGGACCAAATGTTTGGTTGAACTTATCCCCTTCATGCACATAGATTGGATGCAAACCACAACTCTTCAGCTCCAATCCTGACGGCGAAGAAAATTCCACTTTACTAATATCTTCCCTATTCAGGTAGTATAGGAAAAGATGGTCTGACATAGCCTGACTGACTCGCGCTCCAAACGAAGTTCCCCAACCATACCCACCGGTAGGCCGGAAACGCAGCGCATGTACGGGATATGGCAAATCCCATGTATAATAAGGAAGTGAATATTTAGGGACATGAAAAACACAGCACATAGCATATCCCACAAGCTTACTATTCTTATACGTCTTTGGAGGCGTGCTTATTGTTATTGAAGAACCCTCATTATTCTGATACTCGAACCACTCTGGGATTTCACTTCCAggaacaaaaatgcaaaaaccTCTCATAGGGTCCTGAAACCCAccaaactatatatatatatatattagaaagCCATACCAATGCATAATTTTTAGGCATGATTTTAGCAACAGGTGAGAGAGTGTAAGAAATTGACATTACCTGTTTAATGTACTTGTCCGACAGTGACATATTCTGCAACCCcacggaaaaaaaaagtgagtaaataaataaaataaaaagacataACATGTATTGCACCAGTTTTAGGCATAATGTTAGCACAGGTGAGAGTGAGAGACTGACCTCAgaatttttaatgtactcTTTCAGCAGTGAAAGCGCCAAATCATAGTTACCAGCCAATTTCAAGCAATCCACACAACGAAGGTGTAAGTATGGGAGTTGATGCTcgtttaaatttaatacatcTGATAATGTCTCCAACGAAACACAACCGTCTAACGAAATCAAACGCAGACTGGCTGGAAGTCGAGGCAGATTTTGAAGCATTTTGCATTCCTCTAATTCAATCCCCTGAAGATTAGAAAGACGGTAAATGCTTGCTGGCAGcgtaaaaaaattgtttccaCCCAAACATAACTTTTCTAATGAGCATAAGTCGCCAATACTACTTGGGATTGCTCCTTCCCCTAGATCACAGTAACTGATATCCAATTTCGTTAAACTACACAAACCGGATAGAGAGGACGGCAAACTCAAAGCCACCAGATCTGAACTTCTTCGCATCAAATTCATCGGGAAGCCCAGAAAccatgatggtgatgatggtgATCCTTTGTACCCACGACAAGATAGTTCTTTAAGATTCTTCATAAGAAAAATCGACGATGGAGGTTGCCTTATAGCTGTACCACTTATATCAAGTTTTTCCAAACTTTCTACTTGCCCAAGCGTCTCAGGCACATTTTCAAGTTTGAAGCAGCCTGAGAGATTCAAAGTTTTGAGGGATTTCAAACCATTTATACTGCTAGGAAGTCTCACGAGAGTTTTGCAgtcattcaaattcaacaatCGAAGTTTGGTCAAAAGCTCTATAGATGATGGCACTTCTGTGATAGAAGTTCCATCTAAAAAGAGCTCTGACAGATCTACCACACTTATCACAGTCTCtggaaatttaattattttcgaGCAACCAGATAGCACGAGCGTTTGTAGACATTCTAAACTGCCTATTGTAATTGGAAGACTCGAGAGATTTCTgcaatctttcaaattcaatgaaaCAAGGCCAGCCATAAGTTCAATTGATACTGGCAGTTCTTTGATATCAGTTTCATCCAAAAGAAGTTCCCGTAGACACTCCATACTCCCCACAACGCGTGGAAGTTTCCTCAATTTCAAGCAACCAGAAAGAACAAGTGTTTTAAGCGATTTCATAAATATCTCACCCGGAAGAGTTGTAAGACTTGTACAacctttcaaattcaacaagaTCAGCTTATTGTGACGTAGCAAAGACTGGTGAATTTCACGCAACCATGTACATCCTTCAAGATCCAACACCTCTAAGTTTGGGACCTTTGTGAAGTCTGGTGTCTTAATCAGATTCTCCGAATGGCTGAGTTTCATGACTCTCAACATGTTTAAAGGctgttgaaaacaaaaaaaggagctaaaatgatatttcttaattcatatactactataataataaattgttatcAACAATTATTCtctgaaaaatataaattagtgaccaaaaaaaaaaaattgatcttaCTTTGATTCCCTTCCATAATTCTTCAATGCGGCTATAGcacattttaaattcaacagTTTTATCTAATTGCAAATTTGATGGCAAAGATTTCAAAGGATACCGATGCCAATCAAGTAATCGCAACCTGTTCGAGAGGTATTCTAGGCCTTCAGGAAGTTGAACATTACTGATTTTGAGCAATCTTAGGTTGGTCATCAGTGAAAATGCTTTAGCACTTGAATGCACATCATTTTCACGAAAGAAATAATCATCAACCATTATTCCTTCAACTACTTCACTTCcctgaaaattataaacaaagtCGTTCGTTAGAGATTTAACTAGCTAAAAGAAGTGAGCTAAGCTggaaaataaatacttttagaTCCCCTTTATTATTCACTTACTGTATTTTGTGACAATACATGGTGTACATCTGCTTCCTTCCACAATCTACTACGTTTTCCAGGCTTGTCAGGGGATTGTCTCCTAACAATTTGGCGACCCATTTCTTGTATCAAATCATGCATCCACAGTCTGTTATTCTCACGTACTgttaataaagatttttctaTAAGGACACTAATTCCGATATCAAAACCACAGCTGTCGAGAATTTTCGATACATAATCTTTAGTCTTCCGTTTAAAGAAACATGCAA encodes:
- the LOC127901067 gene encoding TMV resistance protein N-like, producing MASSSIQNVSHWPYDAFLSFRGADTRKSFISHLYAALNGKGIYVFKDDKELERGASISPGLLKAIEDSRISIIVFSQNYASSTWCLDELVKIVQCKKKNDHQQMVFPIFYDVEPTVVRKQTGSFREAFSKHEEAFRENLEKVKNWRDALKEVANISGWELNEYRSESEFIWDIVKAISSKISVKSETLKNLVGIDSRLEELRSLMNKGPNDDVRMIGICGMGGLGKTTLARVVYDLISHEFEGSSFLADVREKFENKGSVISFQRQLLFEILKLEKDSIWNVSDGINILGSRLQHKKVLLVIDDVVDIKQLEYLAGKREWFGSGSRIIVTSRDEHLLKTHGMDEIYKPNELNYHDALQLFNMKAFKIQKPLEECVQLSEGVLQYAGGLPLALEVLGSFLNGRSVDQWRSTLERLQIEPPNKIMSILQISFDGLQELEKKIFLDIACFFKRKTKDYVSKILDSCGFDIGISVLIEKSLLTVRENNRLWMHDLIQEMGRQIVRRQSPDKPGKRSRLWKEADVHHVLSQNTGSEVVEGIMVDDYFFRENDVHSSAKAFSLMTNLRLLKISNVQLPEGLEYLSNRLRLLDWHRYPLKSLPSNLQLDKTVEFKMCYSRIEELWKGIKPLNMLRVMKLSHSENLIKTPDFTKVPNLEVLDLEGCTWLREIHQSLLRHNKLILLNLKGCTSLTTLPGEIFMKSLKTLVLSGCLKLRKLPRVVGSMECLRELLLDETDIKELPVSIELMAGLVSLNLKDCRNLSSLPITIGSLECLQTLVLSGCSKIIKFPETVISVVDLSELFLDGTSITEVPSSIELLTKLRLLNLNDCKTLVRLPSSINGLKSLKTLNLSGCFKLENVPETLGQVESLEKLDISGTAIRQPPSSIFLMKNLKELSCRGYKGSPSSPSWFLGFPMNLMRRSSDLVALSLPSSLSGLCSLTKLDISYCDLGEGAIPSSIGDLCSLEKLCLGGNNFFTLPASIYRLSNLQGIELEECKMLQNLPRLPASLRLISLDGCVSLETLSDVLNLNEHQLPYLHLRCVDCLKLAGNYDLALSLLKEYIKNSENMSLSDKYIKQFGGFQDPMRGFCIFVPGSEIPEWFEYQNNEGSSITISTPPKTYKNSKLVGYAMCCVFHVPKYSLPYYTWDLPYPVHALRFRPTGGYGWGTSFGARVSQAMSDHLFLYYLNREDISKVEFSSPSGLELKSCGLHPIYVHEGDKFNQTFGPVWRLNEFGHDCSGSTSFTRSLNDDLDRAEASGSCCGDDAGSTTSSERSFLKRSLEGYVGAAEASGSGCCNDEEEPQPKRFRQLE